CGCCCACTTGCTTCGAACCACAAAGTATAAGGGACCCACCATTCTCAGCACGTGTCAACCTCTTCCTTTGCATGGCGCCTTCCTCCACTTTACCACCCTCACTTTAAATACCAGCTTTAATTCTACTTTCCTTTCAAGCTGACATCGCTTCTCTCACTGTCTCAGGTGATATTTTCTCTTGTGCTCCCGCTGTTTCTGCTGTTCGTGGCCTTCCACGCTCTGCATGGAGACCCATAGATTCAACTTGTTCTTCAATTACGCTGTGTTTCTAGTTGTTACACTGTATTTTCTATGTCTTCAAGGTGGTTTAGCCTCTCGGTTCAACCAGTTTGAGCCTGGGATCCTCATGCCCACAGAGGAAGTTGAACCAGGAATTGATGATGATCAACTTGGCACAAGATGGGCAGTTCTCGTGGCTGGATCAATGGGTTACGGAAATTACAGGCATCAGGTATTTAACAAAACAAAAAtctaatttctttctttcttcattttcttgaaCATATAAGGGGCAGAGAGAAGGCAAGAAGTGCAGGGTTTGAACTCTTGTCGATTGATTCTCCATAATCAGTAGTATTACCAAACTAGAATATTACAGCGCAGGCAACCATTCACAGACAAGCTTACGCTAGTGGGATATGTGTTGATCATTTGATTCAtactaattaatcaaattacTTCGTTTTTCTTTATAATGGGGATTCATGATTTTTGGGTATCTATGATTTTACAGGCCGATGTTTGCCATGCATATCAGCTGTTAAGAAAAGGTGGCTTAAAAGAAGAGAACATAATAGtgtttatgtatgatgataTAGCAAAAAATGAAATGAATCCAAGGCCTGGAGTTATCATCAACCATCCACAGGGAGAAGATGTATATGCTGGTGTGCCTAAGGTATATGTAAATTGATGCTAGCTTCCACTAAAATGCATATGTAGTACAGTTCCTGTAAGTAATAGTATttctgtgattttttttttgtcaagtcTAATGTTTTTGTGGTTAGGATTTATAATTTGGTATTAATCAGGTAGCCCACTAGCATTGGTTGGTTGGCTCGCTTTAATCTTTGATGGTGATTGACGATATATGatggtaaaataaataaaatgacatTAGGGACCGGACATTGTCATAATTAAGATTGAAACTTCGGATCCTGTCCAGTAGTGCATAATAAATTACTAAGATGTTTAAGTTAATTGATTTGCACAAATGTCATTCTTGAAAGTGACCCACCTCCCAATAACTTAAAACTATTGAGTTTTTTGGACTTCTCTTTAAAATTATCTTTCatagttttgaattaaaataatcaacGGTGGAGGATTGCTTAATACTGTACGGCTGTGTCCAACAAAAGATGCAATTTCTCTCTCCCCCATAAATTTTTAAAGGGATGTGGTTCCTAATTACACCACAGGAGTCCAAATTGTGATATCGGATGACTAGTGTGCAGCATATGATCACTTGATTGCATTTATTAATTAGTGGGGTACTTTGCTATTTGCCcttaattagttattaattgGTAATCATTGATTCACTTGATTGTCAACTATGCATGATAACATGTCTCTACAGGATTACACGGGCGAGCATGTTACTGCTAAGAATCTGTATGCAGTACTTCTTGGTAATACAAGTGCAGTAAAGGGTGGAAGTGGCAAGGTTGTAAATAGCACGGCAAATGATAGGATCTTCTTGTATTATTCTGATCACGGAGGCCCTGGAGTTCTTGGTATATAAGCTGGCAAttccctctctctctccctctctgtcTGTCTGTAGGCATGTGTTCTGTTAGAAACTAGAATTGATTTTCTATGTAACCACTCAGGGATGCCAAATCTACCTTTTCTGTATGCAATGGATTTCATCGAGGTTTTGAAGAAGAAACATGCAGCTGGGAGCTACAAAGAGATGGTAATCAAAGAGAGTTCTCCCTGttcaaatagaaaaaattaacaattaattaaGTTGCTTATGTTCTGAATGCAGATTATATACGTAGAAGCTTGTGAAAGTGGGAGTATTTTCGAAGGGATCATGCCCAAAGATCTAAATATTTATGTCACTACAGCATCAAATGCACAAGAGAATAGCTATGGGACCTACTGTCCTGGAATGGATCCTCCCCCACCTCCAGAATTTTTGACCTGTTTAGGGGATTTGTACAGTGTTGCTTGGATGGAGGACAGGTGTGTGTTAATGCGCAGAAAAAACCTTACTTTTTTAAGGATTCTTCcttatttcttttcttctctgaTGAATTTTGCAGCGAGTCGCACAATCTGAAGAAAGAAACTTTAGATCAACAGTACAAGACGGTAAAGTCGATGGCTACATATGCTTTGGCATTTAGTTGATATATCCAAACAATGAACTTTTGCGGACTACTTAGTTATGCATATTGCCCATTATCAAGGGCTTAACGTGAATTTCTTTTTGGTTTTGTGCAGGTAAAGGCCAGGACTTCTAATTATAATACTTATCAGACTGGATCTCATGTGATGGAATATGGGAATGAAAGCATCAAAGCAGAGAGGGTCTATTTATATCAAGGTTTTGATCCTGCAAGTGTGAACTTCCCTCCAAACAACGGCCATATTAGTGCACCTATGGATGTTGTAAATCAAAGAGATGCAGAGCTTCTCTTCATGTGGGAAATGGTGATTGTTGTAGCCTCTTAAATATATCTACGTGTTTGATTTTGGTGCTAATCACGAGTATTTAAGTGGTGTGTATTATGTTTGGTTCTTTTCAGTACAAAAGATCAGAGGATGGCTCAGATAAGAAGACTCAAACCCTCCAGCAGATAACAGAGACGATTAAGCATAGAAGGCACTTGGATAGTAGCATAGAATTGATTGGAACTCTATTGTTTGGACTCAAGAATAGTTCTTCCATTCTTCAGTCTGTTAGAGGACCTGGTTTGCCCCTGGTAGATGACTGGAACTGCTTAAAATCAATGGTAATGTACTATTTATCATTTCTTTGTTTCATGTTTCATTAAATTAGTTATCGATTATACATGTAAAAAACTAATTTTGAAATCTCAGGTTCGTGTGTTCGAGACGCACTGCGGATCATTGACCCAGTATGGCATGAAGCACATGCGTGCATTTGCCAATATTTGCAACGCAGGAATCTCTCGAGTTCCCATGGAAGAAGCTTCTGCTGCTGTGTGCAAAGTCCTTGATGCTGGACAATGGCATCCATCAAAACAAGGTTATAGTGCTTAATTTTAGGCAGAAAATTATGCCAAATAACCATCTTATGTTAATAACAGTTAAGAAAAGTGATGCGTGACAATAAAGCTGAAGGTGTTGTGGGCTCCTTGTGTGGTTTTGTTCATCCGGTGGCCTGGAAGCCCACTAGCGATGAATTGTCCTATTGTTTTGGGGCCCACTCTATAGATGAT
This is a stretch of genomic DNA from Manihot esculenta cultivar AM560-2 chromosome 2, M.esculenta_v8, whole genome shotgun sequence. It encodes these proteins:
- the LOC110605250 gene encoding vacuolar-processing enzyme, coding for METHRFNLFFNYAVFLVVTLYFLCLQGGLASRFNQFEPGILMPTEEVEPGIDDDQLGTRWAVLVAGSMGYGNYRHQADVCHAYQLLRKGGLKEENIIVFMYDDIAKNEMNPRPGVIINHPQGEDVYAGVPKDYTGEHVTAKNLYAVLLGNTSAVKGGSGKVVNSTANDRIFLYYSDHGGPGVLGMPNLPFLYAMDFIEVLKKKHAAGSYKEMIIYVEACESGSIFEGIMPKDLNIYVTTASNAQENSYGTYCPGMDPPPPPEFLTCLGDLYSVAWMEDSESHNLKKETLDQQYKTVKARTSNYNTYQTGSHVMEYGNESIKAERVYLYQGFDPASVNFPPNNGHISAPMDVVNQRDAELLFMWEMYKRSEDGSDKKTQTLQQITETIKHRRHLDSSIELIGTLLFGLKNSSSILQSVRGPGLPLVDDWNCLKSMVRVFETHCGSLTQYGMKHMRAFANICNAGISRVPMEEASAAVCKVLDAGQWHPSKQGYSA